The Bombus vancouverensis nearcticus chromosome 12, iyBomVanc1_principal, whole genome shotgun sequence genome contains a region encoding:
- the LOC117155231 gene encoding contactin, which yields MYCVSEIITYILIVTSYTFAQNVLYGEQYQCPQHWIKFQESCYRFIKSPIRDRQEAKKNCEAYQSDLTTINSLEEHGFILYHLLWQDPQHHKWYTGIKYQNGNWINEADNTQLLNMENAFLPEPVDNTLGGDYLVYSYHNNLQRWGLEKVNGRDRFLYICEAPISNLHNLVDDDRTYQYGIEIDNPREIPRGPYFIKQPTDKVFDLSKRKINNDVALSCLAGGYPAPTYEWFKEDYENDRLIATKIDPLNNNRYTISGGTLIIYEPDQTEDRGSYHCKATNKFGTIISESVELSFGYILEFNLKRSEERGEQNWGKVVYCDPPQHFPGVKYYWARDYFPNFVEEDKRVFVSHDGALYFSALEMIDRGNYSCNVQSVASDTGRNGPFFPLRVDSHSSFQQLKFSGNFPKAFPDAPIAGEEVRLECVAFGYPIPSYNWTRRGASLPRGSYTTSYNRVLIIPKVHVDDQGEYTCRVYNDRSAIENSVRLTIQAAPNFTIPLVDKHMDNRGELTWTCEAFGIPDVSYSWFRNGEMLNMETLPSQDRDRYSIQDNVLSIKYLDPERDQAMYQCRARNQLKTKYSSAQLRILSLKPSFKKRPMEPETYAAEKGNVTIFCNPEAAPRPKFVWKKDGNVIGSGGRRRILETGNLIISPVSRDDEGTYICTATNQYGSDDTRGRLIVLRGPQFIEKLPQHVTSAVMQNQTLRCMGEVVDEMLDVAYIWKHNGLRIRDEDLINNPRLHIDGEELNIINATFAEAGEYQCIIKSAVGEISSKTTVTIEGPPGPPGGVQVVNIVKTSTTLRWTDGAFNGKPITMYTVSARTNWNHTWSNIIENITAVEVDRYNGRKEAYLENVLNPYTTYEFCVSAFNELGYSLPSSPSPQYSTPPDKPTKVPSNIGGGGGKIGDLTITWDPLPSSEQNGPGIYYKVFWRQKYHETEFQSLSLKDYGNAGRSVVQIQQQYYYTEYEVKVQAANALGFGPISNAVTIFSAEDMPQVAPQQVVAHGYNSTSLKVSWLPIEQTRERIRGKLIGHRIKYWKESNKEEDAVYYLSRSARPWALVVGLQPDTYYYVKVMAYNSAGEGPESERYLERTFRKAPQKPPSSVNVYGVNPSTVRVVWRYVQPSLEEEPLIGYKIRVWELDQDMSTANDTIIPGGSKLEAYITNLSPGKAYHLRVLAFSNGGDGRMSSPTHTFQMGDAAAFRSSAGNKILDAALGISLLLLLMLRFTNRKLCPSQVLNKILKFNTKQTRSLNLLEYQSKELLRDCGVSVQNFAIVDDLTKANSALQKISADEYVIKAQVLAGGRGKGWFDNGFKGGVHLTKDHKAVIDVVRNMLGHRLITKQTSKDGILVQKIMIAESVNIARETYICILMDRQHNGPVLIASPSGGMDIETVAEKNPELIKTVPLDIYYGIDDEIAKDVSIFLGFVDSEIQQKAIFELKNLWKLFVDIDALQVEINPLVETIDKQVIAVDAKIAFDDNAEFRQQDLFALEDSGTKDPREADASRFNLNYIGMDGNIGCLVNGAGLAMATMDIIKLNGGSPANFLDVGGSVKEDQVYQAFRILSEDPKVKAILVNVFGGIVNCATIAKGIIAASHNLKLKIPLVVRLEGTNVTEAKKLLAESKLSIVTANDLDEAAKKAVSSVKT from the exons ATGTATTGTGTATCAGAGATTATAACATACATTCTTATTGTAACAAGTTATACATTTGCACAAAATGTCTTATATGGAGAACAATATCAGTGTCCACAACATTGGATAAAATTTCAAGAATCATGTTACCGTTTCATAAAGAGTCCTATTAGGGACAGACAAGAAGCTAAAAAAAATTGTGAAGCTTATCAAAGTGATCTTACTACAATTAATTCCTTAGAAGAACatggatttatattatatcatttatTATGGCAAGATCCACAACATCATAAATGGTATACtggtataaaatatcaaaatggaAATTGGATAAATGAAGCTGATAATACTCAATTATTAAATATGGAAAATGCATTTTTACCTGAACCAGTTGATAATACACTTGGAGGAGATTATTTAGTGTATTCTtatcataataatttacaaCGATGGGGACTGGAAAAAGTAAATGGTAGAGATAGGTTCTTATACATTTGTGAAGCACCAATTTCTAATTTGCATAACTTAGTAGATGATGATCGTACTTATCAATATGGTATTGAAATTGATAATCCTCGTGAAATTCCTAGAGGGCCATATTTTATCAAGCAACCTACTGATAAAGTATTTGATCtgtcaaaaagaaaaataaacaatgATGTTGCACTGAGTTGCTTAGCAGGTGGTTATCCTGCACCAACATATGAATGGTTCAAAGAAGATTATGAGAATGACAGACTCATTGCAACAAAAATAGATCCACtaaataataatagatataCAATCAGTGGTGGCactttaattatttatgaaCCTGATCAG ACAGAAGACAGAGGTTCATACCACTGTAAAGCAACCAATAAATTTGGTACAATTATATCTGAAAGTGTGGAACTGTCATTTGGGTATATATtggaatttaatttaaaacgttcAGAAGAACGTGGAGAACAAAATTGGGGTAAAGTTGTATATTGTGATCCACCACAACATTTTCCAGGAGTCAAATATTATTGGGCACGTGACTATTTCCCCAATTTTGTGGAAGAAGATAAACGTGTTTTTGTTTCTCATGATGGGGCACTTTATTTTTCTGCATTGGAAATGATTGATCGTGGCAATTATTCTTGTAATGTTCAAAGTGTTGCCTCTGATACTGGTCGTAATGGGCCATTTTTCCCTTTGAGGGTTGACTCACATT CCTCCTTCCAACAATTAAAGTTCTCTGGTAATTTTCCAAAGGCATTTCCAGATGCTCCAATTGCAGGAGAGGAAGTTAGACTTGAATGTGTTGCATTTGGATA CCCAATTCCATCATACAATTGGACAAGAAGAGGTGCATCACTGCCACGTGGATCATACACAACTAGTTATAATCGAGTATTAATAATTCCAAAAGTACATGTTGATGATCAAGGAGAGTACACTTGTAGAGTTTATAATGACAGATCAGCAATTGAAAATTCTGTAAGACTAACTATTCAAGCAGCTCCGAATTTTACAATTCCATTAGTAGATAAACATATGGATAATAGAGGAGAGTTAACTTGGACTTGTGAAGCATTTGGAATACCAGATGTTTCTTATAGTTGGTTTAGAAATGGTGAAATGTTAAATATGGAAACACTTCCTTCACAAGATAGAGATCGATATTCTATACAAGATAATGTcttaagtataaaatatttagatccAGAGCGAGATCAAGCTATGTATCAATGTCGTGCAAGAAATCAGTTAAAAACAAAGTATTCATCTGCACAACTTCGAATTTTAT CATTAAAACCATCTTTTAAAAAACGGCCTATGGAACCCGAGACTTACGCAGCAGAAAAAGGTAATGTCACAATATTCTGTAATCCTGAAGCTGCACCTAGACCAAAATTTGTCTGGAAGAAAGATGGAAATGTGATTGGTTCTGGTGGTAGACGTAGAATTTTAGAAACTGGTAATCTAATAATTAGCCCAGTATCAAGGGATGATGAAGGCACATACATTTGCACTGCAACAAATCAATATGGAAGCGATGACACTCGTGGACGATTAATAGTATTAC GTGGTCCACAATTTATTGAAAAGTTACCACAACATGTTACAAGTGCAGTGATGCAAAATCAAACACTGCGTTGCATGGGGGAAGTAGTTGATGAAATGCTAGATGTAGCTTATATTTGGAAACATAATGGTTTACGTATCAGAGACGAGGatttaataaataatcctaGATTGCATATTGACGGAGAAGAACTTAATATAATAAACGCTACATTCGCAGAAGCAGGAGAATATCAATGCATAATTAAAAGTGCAGTAGGCGAAATTTCTAGTAAAACGACAGTTACAATAGAGGGACCACCAGGACCACCTGGTGGTGTACAagttgtaaatattgtaaaaactTCTACAACTTTACGTTGGACTGATGGTGCTTTTAATGGCAAACCCATTACTATGTATACTGTAAGCGCAAGAACAAATTGGAATCACACATGGTCTAATATCATAGAaa ATATAACTGCTGTTGAAGTAGATAGATATAATGGTAGAAAAGAGGCTTATTTGGAGAATGTTTTAAATCCTTATACTACATATGAGTTCTGTGTATCTGCTTTTAATGAATTAGGATACAGTTTACCATCATCACCCTCCCCACAGTACAGTACACCACCTGATAAACCAACAAAAGTTCCATCCAACATAGGCGGAGGAGGAGGTAAAATCGGAGATCTTACAATAACATGGGATCCTTTACCATCATCTGAACAAAATGGTCCAGGAATCTACTACAAAGTTTTCTGGCGTCAAAAGTATCATGAAACCGAGTTTCAGTCATTATCTTTGAAAGACTATGGTAATGCTGGGAGAAGTGTTGTTCAGATACAACAACAATATTATTACACAGAATACGAAGTTAAAGTCCAAGCTGCTAATGCATTAGGTTTTGGACCAATTTCTAATGCAGTTACGATATTTAGTGCTGAAGATATGCCCCAAGTAGCTCCACAGCAAGTTGTAGCACATGGCTACAATAGTACTAGCTTAAAAGTTAGTTGGTTGCCAATTGAACAGACACGTGAAAGGATACGGGGCAAATTAATAGGCCATAGAATAAAGTATTGGAAGGAAAGTAATAAAGAGGAAGATGCAGTATATTACTTATCTCGAAGTGCAAGACCTTGGGCTCTTGTAGTTGGTTTGCAACCTGATACTTATTACTATGTTAAAGTCATGGCATATAATTCTGCGGGAGAAGGTCCTGAAAGCGAACGATATTTAGAAAGAACTTTCCGTAAAGCACCGCAAAAACCACCATCTTCTGTCAATGTATATGGAGTAAATCCTTCAACAGTTCGGGTTGTTTGGCGTTATGTACAACCAAGTTTAGAAGAAGAACCATTAATAGGTTATAAAATACGTGTTTGGGAGCTAGACCAAGATATGAGCACCGCGAATGATACTATTATACCAGGTGGCTCGAAATTAGAAGCTTATATCACAAATCTCAGCCCTGGAAAGGCATACCACTTACGTGTACTTGCATTTAGCAATGGAGGAGATGGACGAATGTCGAGTCCAACTCATACATTCCAAATGGGCGACGCAGCTGCTTTCAGAAGCAGTGCTGGTAATAAAATTTTGGATGCTGCTTTAGGTAtatcattgttattattattg ATGTTACGATTTACAAACCGAAAGTTATGTCCAAGTCAAGtgttgaataaaattttaaaatttaatactaAACAAACGAGAAGCTTGAATCTACTCGAATATCAGAGTAAGGAACTCCTAAGAGATTGTGGAGTTTCTGTACAAAATTTTGCTATTGTGGATGATCTAACTAAAGCGAATTCTGCTTTACAAAAAATAA GTGCGGATGAGTATGTTATAAAAGCTCAGGTACTAGCTGGTGGTCGTGGGAAAGGATGGTTTGATAATGGTTTCAAAGGAGGTGTTCATCTTACAAAAGA tcATAAAGCTGTCATAGATGTTGTGAGAAATATGTTAGGTCACCGTCTTATTACAAAACAAACTTCAAAAGATGGTATATTGGTACAAAAAATTATGATAGCAGAATCTGTAAATATTGCACGTGAAACATACATTTGTATTCTTATGGACAGACAACACAATGGTCCTGTATTAATAGCTTCACCATCAGGTGGTATGGATATAGAAACAGTTGCTGAAAAGAATCCAGAATTAATAAAAACAGTACCTCTTGACATATACTATGGCATTGATGATGAGATAGCCAAAGATGTTAGCATATTTCTTGGTTTTGTGGATTCAGAAATACAACAGAAAGCaatatttgaattaaaaaatttgtggAAACTATTTGTAGATATTGATGCTTTACAAGTTGAAATTAATCCATTGGTTGAAACTATAGATAAGCAAGTTATAGCAGTAGACGCAAAAATAGCATTTGATGATAATGCTGAATTTAGGCAACAAGATTTATTTGCTTTAGAAGACAGTGGTACAAAAGATCCTAGAGAAGCAGATGCATCACGTTTCAATTTGAATTATATTGGTATGGATGGCAACATAGGATGTTTGG tcAATGGTGCTGGTTTGGCAATGGCTACTAtggatataattaaattaaatggtGGATCACCAGCAAATTTTCTGGATGTGGGTGGAAGCGTTAAAGAGGATCAGGTTTATCAAGCATTTAGAATTCTTAGTGAAG ATCCAAAAGTAAAAGCTATTCTTGTAAATGTATTTGGAGGTATTGTAAATTGTGCTACAATAGCAAAAGGAATTATTGCGGCATCTCATAATTTAAAGCTTAAAATTCCATTAGTTGTTAGACTAGaag GTactaatgtaacagaagcaaaGAAACTTCTTGCAGAGAGCAAGTTATCAATTGTTACAGCAAATGATTTAGATGAGGCTGCAAAAAAAGCAGTTTCTTCAGTAAAAACATAA